The Panicum virgatum strain AP13 chromosome 5K, P.virgatum_v5, whole genome shotgun sequence genome has a window encoding:
- the LOC120705643 gene encoding G-type lectin S-receptor-like serine/threonine-protein kinase SD2-5 has product MTSDSFAKRSPVSARQTLAAGADLLRHFPVSSMPPSDLLCLLLAAAAARLLAPAGRAHAQGGNLFPTPASTNVSTSWAISLKAGGRGAQQSFGYMDGMSVSVFLLQSVQAPPQGGLSFAACFYCADPCADFYFGVCILQVDSGGFLSWPDAGTLQVVWSANRDRAVRENAALSFTAAGDLLLRDTDGSLVWYTGTSNQSVAGMTVTKSGNLVLFDRKNAPVWESFSHPADCLLPGQQLVEGMRLTPNASATNWTINNQLYVTVRADGLYAFVESSPPQLYYQKTVPKSSSRKTYMTLTNDSVAIFASSSDNVSILETGSKINMTAGGMMYLRLESDGHLKLYQYKGIDGWTMTQDILKGQVDDCAYPTVCGEYGMCTNGQCTCPIPVDSNSTYFKQTDNRRINLGCTPVAPISCASMQDHQLLALSNVSYFNFVDSRAALPQMIDEESCKKACLRNCSCKAAFFQYGGNDTSQGSCYLPTQVFSLQVNQWEVTHYSSTAYLKVQNTHSPPSPSPSNSNGTVSTSTPTGNRIGKEAIAGFTVAGVSLLAAIITTLVCWRRFQHSDDDDEFGEVLGMTTRFTFEQLKVATEQFSKLLGKGGFGSVFEGQIGEQRVAVKQLDRAGQGKKEFLAEVEIIGNIHHINLVRLIGFCAEKSQRLLVYEYMSKGSLDNWIYFRDVNRPLDWHTQCRIITDIAKGLAYLHEECRQRIAHLDIKPQNILLDDNFSAKLSDFGLSKMIDRDKSQVITRMRGTPGYLAPECLTSQITEKVDIYSFGVVVMEIISGRKNLDYSQPQENVHLISILQEKARNDQLEDLIGMNGDEMQIHKEELIQMMKLAMWCLQIDYNKRPQMSVVVWTG; this is encoded by the coding sequence ATGACCTCTGACTCGTTCGCGAAACGTTCTCCAGTTTCGGCTCGTCAAACACTTGCCGCCGGTGCTGACTTGCTGCGCCACTTCCCTGTCAGCTCCATGCCTCCCTCGGACCTCCTCTGCCTGcttctggccgccgccgccgcgcgtctgctcgcgccggccggccgcgcacaCGCGCAGGGCGGCAACCTCTTCCCCACGCCGGCGTCCACGAACGTCTCCACCAGCTGGGCCATCAGCCTGAAGGcgggcggccgtggcgcgcaGCAGAGCTTCGGGTACATGGACGGCATGTCCGTGagcgtcttcctcctccagtCCGTCCAGGCTCCCCCGCAGGGAGGCCTCTCCTTCGCCGCGTGCTTCTACTGCGCCGACCCGTGCGCCGACTTCTACTTCGGCGTCTGCATCCTCCAGGTCGACAGCGGCGGCTTCCTCAGCTGGCCCGACGCGGGCACCCTGCAGGTCGTCTGGTCCGCGAACCGGGACCGCGCCGTCCGTGAGAACGCCGCCCTCAGCTtcacggccgccggcgacctgctGCTCCGGGACACCGACGGGAGCCTCGTCTGGTACACAGGCACCTCAAACCAGTCCGTTGCCGGGATGACGGTGACCAAGTCCGGCAACCTGGTGCTCTTCGACCGCAAGAACGCGCCGGTTTGGGAGTCGTTCAGCCACCCGGCAGATTGTCTGCTCCCGGGCCAGCAACTGGTGGAAGGGATGAGGTTGACACCGAATGCCTCCGCCACCAACTGGACGATCAACAATCAGCTTTATGTTACTGTCCGTGCTGATGGTTTGTATGCATTTGTTGAATCTTCGCCTCCTCAACTCTACTACCAAAAGACGGTGCCCAAATCCAGCAGCAGGAAAACTTATATGACCCTGACAAATGACTCGGTGGCGATCTTTGCATCCTCCTCTGACAATGTATCAATTCTAGAGACGGGTAGCAAGATCAACATGACGGCAGGAGGAATGATGTACTTGAGGCTCGAATCAGACGGACATCTGAAGTTGTATCAGTATAAAGGAATAGATGGATGGACCATGACACAGGATATTCTCAAGGGGCAAGTAGATGATTGTGCTTACCCGACTGTCTGTGGTGAGTACGGAATGTGCACCAATGGGCAGTGTACATGCCCAATTCCAGTTGACAGCAACTctacatacttcaagcagactGATAACCGCAGGATCAACCTCGGATGCACGCCAGTGGCTCCAATTTCTTGTGCGTCGATGCAAGACCACCAGCTCCTTGCTCTAAGTAATGTTTCTTACTTCAACTTTGTAGATTCAAGGGCCGCTTTGCCTCAGATGATCGATGAAGAGAGTTGCAAGAAGGCATGCTTGCGGAACTGCTCCTGCAAGGCTGCATTCTTTCAGTACGGCGGTAATGACACTTCTCAAGGCTCGTGTTACCTGCCAACACAAGTTTTTTCATTGCAAGTAAATCAGTGGGAAGTTACTCACTATAGTTCTACTGCATACCTTAAGGTGCAGAACACGCACTCACCCCCTAGTCCTAGTCCCTCGAACTCGAATGGTACGGTGAGTACGTCCACACCGACAGGAAACAGGATTGGTAAAGAAGCAATTGCTGGCTTCACAGTAGCAGGAGTATCTTTACTTGCTGCGATCATCACTACATTAGTTTGTTGGAGGCGATTTCAGCATAGCGATGATGACGATGAATTTGGAGAAGTGCTAGGTATGACTACTAGGTTCACATTTGAACAGTTGAAAGTAGCAACTGAGCAATTTAGCAAATTGCTCGGGAAAGGAGGATTCGGATCAGTTTTTGAGGGTCAGATAGGCGAGCAGAGAGTTGCTGTAAAACAGCTGGATCGAGCTGGTCAAGGAAAGAAGGAATTCTTGGCAGAAGTTGAGATAATTGGAAACATTCATCATATAAATCTAGTGAGATTGATTGGCTTCTGCGCCGAGAAATCCCAGAGACTCCTGGTGTATGAGTATATGTCAAAAGGATCATTGGACAACTGGATCTATTTCCGAGATGTAAATAGGCCTCTTGATTGGCATACACAATGCAGGATTATCACCGATATCGCCAAGGGCCTAGCTTATCTTCATGAAGAGTGCCGGCAGCGAATTGCTCATCTGGATATCAAACCGCAAAATATCCTCTTAGATGACAACTTCAGTGCAAAACTTTCTGATTTTGGTCTATCTAAGATGATTGACAGGGATAAGAGCCAAGTGATTACAAGAATGAGAGGCACTCCTGGATATTTAGCCCCTGAGTGCTTGACATCACAAATCACTGAGAAAGTTGACATATACAGCTTCGGTGTAGTAGTCATGGAAATTATCAGCGGGAGGAAGAACCTTGATTATTCCCAACCCCAAGAAAATGTTCATCTCATTAGCATATTGCAAGAGAAGGCAAGGAATGATCAGTTGGAAGATTTGATTGGTATGAATGGCGATGAAATGCAAATTCACAAAGAAGAACTGATACAGATGATGAAGCTCGCCATGTGGTGTTTGCAGATTGATTACAACAAAAGGCCTCAAATGTCGGTTGTTGTATGGACTGGGTGA